A DNA window from Fodinibius sp. Rm-B-1B1-1 contains the following coding sequences:
- a CDS encoding DinB family protein has translation MNTSDHVLRLFRYDNWANEQVLLSLQDNIGFDGSDQAVKYFAHIAGSQKMWLARIQETSIEDIAIWPDYGLADALQHLKTLNQQWKQLIESNNNNLNRIISYKNSKGTSFETSLSDILFHVIIHGQHHRAQIAKLLRNAKIDPPATDFIFFSRAN, from the coding sequence ATGAATACATCAGATCACGTACTCCGATTATTTAGATATGACAATTGGGCCAACGAACAGGTTTTGTTGAGCCTTCAAGACAATATCGGCTTTGACGGATCGGATCAAGCCGTCAAATACTTTGCCCATATCGCCGGATCACAGAAAATGTGGCTTGCTCGAATTCAGGAGACATCCATTGAAGATATAGCAATCTGGCCGGATTATGGATTAGCTGATGCCCTGCAACACCTGAAAACACTCAATCAACAGTGGAAACAGTTAATCGAAAGCAATAACAATAATCTGAACCGGATTATATCTTACAAAAACTCCAAAGGCACATCATTCGAAACCAGCCTATCCGATATCCTTTTCCACGTGATCATTCACGGCCAGCACCACCGAGCCCAAATCGCCAAATTGTTACGAAATGCAAAAATTGATCCCCCGGCCACCGATTTTATCTTCTTTAGTCGCGCTAATTAG
- a CDS encoding type III pantothenate kinase: protein MLLALDIGNSNIVIGASSNGEWEHQWRIQTDTDKTADEYIVLFNSLFSEIDLAFNKFDHVIISSVVPQLTRTVSEVFEKKSHTEVLILNGDVDTGLAIKRVNRKSVGADLIADSVGAYALFGDNCIVVDFGTATTVMAVQNPGELIGGAICAGLKVTIDALVGKTAQLSQIPLEPPKQVIGGSTMEAMQSGLVLGHLCMIEGLIDRMKKQLGGSAKVVATGGLSEQIAEHTDYFDVIDPMLTLDGLRLIMERQQK, encoded by the coding sequence ATGCTGCTCGCTCTCGATATCGGAAATAGTAATATTGTGATTGGCGCTTCCTCAAATGGGGAATGGGAACATCAGTGGCGTATCCAAACGGATACCGATAAAACCGCTGATGAGTATATTGTGCTTTTTAACAGTTTGTTTTCTGAAATTGATCTGGCTTTCAATAAGTTTGATCACGTCATTATCAGTAGTGTAGTGCCCCAGCTAACGCGAACAGTCAGTGAGGTGTTCGAGAAAAAGTCGCATACCGAAGTGCTCATTTTAAATGGGGATGTTGATACAGGGCTTGCCATCAAACGGGTAAATCGTAAAAGTGTGGGGGCCGACCTCATTGCGGATTCGGTAGGGGCATACGCATTGTTTGGAGATAACTGCATTGTCGTTGATTTTGGGACAGCGACTACGGTAATGGCAGTGCAAAATCCTGGAGAACTTATCGGCGGAGCGATTTGTGCGGGGCTTAAAGTCACCATCGATGCATTAGTGGGCAAAACCGCGCAGCTGTCGCAAATTCCGCTGGAGCCTCCCAAGCAGGTTATTGGCGGTAGTACTATGGAGGCTATGCAATCGGGATTGGTACTTGGCCACTTGTGTATGATTGAAGGGCTCATCGACCGGATGAAAAAGCAGTTGGGTGGTTCGGCAAAAGTAGTTGCCACGGGTGGGCTGTCGGAGCAAATAGCCGAGCATACCGACTATTTTGATGTCATTGACCCTATGCTCACGCTGGATGGATTACGGTTAATTATGGAACGGCAGCAGAAGTAA
- a CDS encoding MarC family NAAT transporter, which translates to MFEDILSQSNVLTTYFSGTTTLFVAAFTSIISVANPLAAMPVFLSLTEKNNDVERTSVAKKSSFYMFLVLIIFLLAGTYIMSFFGISLPGIRIAGGLIILRAAYAMLNPDVSEKKISDEAQEAAKDKEDISFSPMAMPMLSGPGSIAVVIGLASQAEGFIDLIIMSAAIILVALISYGVLRLAPFSAKYIGPTGMNAITRMMGFIAMAIGVQFILNGISKFFGV; encoded by the coding sequence ATGTTTGAAGATATTTTAAGTCAAAGCAATGTACTTACTACGTATTTCTCAGGAACTACAACCCTTTTTGTTGCAGCCTTTACATCTATTATATCAGTAGCAAACCCACTGGCTGCTATGCCGGTTTTTCTTTCCCTGACTGAGAAAAACAATGATGTTGAGCGCACATCAGTGGCTAAAAAATCCTCGTTTTACATGTTCCTGGTACTCATCATCTTTCTACTGGCGGGGACATATATTATGAGCTTTTTTGGAATCAGCCTGCCGGGAATCCGCATTGCGGGCGGACTTATCATTCTGCGCGCCGCCTATGCGATGTTGAATCCGGATGTCTCAGAGAAGAAAATATCGGATGAAGCCCAAGAAGCAGCCAAAGATAAAGAAGACATCTCTTTTAGCCCCATGGCTATGCCCATGCTATCAGGCCCCGGCAGTATTGCTGTTGTCATTGGTTTAGCTTCGCAAGCGGAAGGGTTTATCGATCTAATCATTATGAGTGCTGCAATTATTCTCGTAGCCCTTATCTCTTATGGCGTATTACGGCTGGCACCATTTTCCGCGAAATATATTGGTCCTACCGGAATGAATGCTATTACTCGCATGATGGGCTTCATTGCCATGGCTATTGGCGTGCAGTTTATACTGAATGGTATCTCTAAGTTTTTTGGCGTTTAA
- a CDS encoding GAF domain-containing protein: protein MNQKTVQNSQSLINSVRQIVDKKNATRDQKLKEISELLAEKIEVFDWVGFYLVDPDADRELVLGPYVGEETDHTRIPFGKGICGQAAETNETFVVQDVSKEENYLACSVHVKAEIVVPIKKNGEFVAELDIDSHTKDSLTDEHRKVLEQICENLSILF, encoded by the coding sequence ATGAATCAAAAAACAGTACAAAACTCTCAATCGCTCATTAATAGTGTGCGTCAAATTGTTGATAAAAAGAATGCTACACGAGATCAAAAGCTAAAAGAAATCAGTGAGCTCCTTGCAGAGAAAATTGAGGTCTTTGATTGGGTAGGCTTTTATCTGGTTGATCCCGATGCCGACCGCGAACTGGTATTAGGACCGTATGTGGGAGAAGAGACCGATCACACGCGCATACCCTTTGGAAAAGGAATTTGTGGTCAAGCGGCCGAGACGAACGAAACTTTTGTAGTGCAGGATGTAAGCAAAGAAGAAAACTACTTGGCCTGCAGTGTACATGTAAAAGCCGAAATTGTTGTACCCATTAAAAAGAACGGTGAGTTTGTTGCAGAGTTGGATATTGATTCGCACACCAAAGATTCCTTAACTGACGAGCATCGCAAAGTATTAGAACAAATTTGTGAGAATCTGTCAATACTCTTTTAA